One segment of Streptomyces sp. NBC_00576 DNA contains the following:
- a CDS encoding AI-2E family transporter: MNSPTGDSRRVGGSRNRQPGQRGPRIHRTRTTVRTTGVPKNTPVRADSRSGTPLLSEPARRIAAGSALLLLVSGVITVGVWFCITFQTAVTPVLLALLLSALLGPFYRRLVAMKCNKSVAAALTCAAVILVMGGAAYIVVNALIDTGDQIINSVRDAAKDLSDRFDVVGNALDELATNAKDLLSNFGGTAVSGVLSGVSLLTEMIATGTLAILLLFFFLRDSDRAVASLHTLAPRGSGATLEVMARRAFQAIEGFMLGTTIVAFIDAVCITIGLLILQVPGAVGLGALVFIGAYIPYLGALLSGAVAVLVAFADGGLTTALWVLGVVALVQLLEGNVFQPMIQSRTLQMHPAVILLALTAGASIAGILGMLLSVPLTAAAFGVLSEMRGRYDEAAGAGAGRSVEATR, encoded by the coding sequence ATGAACAGCCCTACCGGAGACTCTCGGAGAGTCGGCGGCAGCAGAAACAGGCAGCCGGGGCAACGCGGTCCGCGGATACACCGGACGCGTACGACCGTACGCACCACCGGTGTGCCCAAGAACACGCCGGTCCGAGCCGACAGCCGTAGCGGTACCCCCCTCCTCTCGGAGCCCGCCAGGCGTATCGCCGCCGGAAGTGCGTTGCTGCTCCTGGTGAGTGGCGTGATCACCGTGGGCGTGTGGTTCTGCATCACGTTCCAGACCGCTGTCACGCCGGTGCTGCTCGCGCTGCTGCTGTCGGCCCTGCTCGGGCCGTTCTACCGGCGGCTGGTCGCGATGAAGTGCAACAAGTCCGTCGCCGCGGCGCTGACCTGTGCCGCCGTGATCCTCGTCATGGGCGGGGCCGCGTACATCGTGGTGAACGCCCTGATCGACACCGGCGACCAGATCATCAACTCCGTGCGGGACGCGGCGAAGGATCTCAGCGATCGCTTCGACGTGGTCGGCAACGCCCTGGACGAACTCGCCACGAACGCCAAGGACCTGCTGTCCAACTTCGGCGGCACCGCGGTCTCCGGCGTTCTGAGCGGTGTCAGTCTGCTCACCGAGATGATCGCCACCGGCACCCTCGCGATACTGCTCCTCTTCTTCTTCCTCCGCGACTCCGACCGGGCCGTCGCCTCGCTGCACACGCTCGCGCCCCGCGGCTCGGGCGCGACCCTGGAGGTCATGGCCCGCCGCGCCTTCCAGGCGATCGAGGGCTTCATGCTGGGTACGACGATCGTCGCGTTCATCGACGCCGTCTGCATCACCATCGGCCTGCTGATCCTCCAGGTGCCGGGCGCCGTCGGCCTCGGGGCGCTGGTGTTCATCGGCGCGTACATCCCCTACCTCGGCGCCCTCCTCTCGGGCGCGGTCGCCGTCCTCGTCGCGTTCGCGGACGGCGGGCTCACTACCGCGCTGTGGGTCCTCGGTGTGGTCGCCCTCGTCCAGCTGCTGGAGGGGAACGTGTTCCAGCCGATGATCCAGAGCCGTACGCTCCAGATGCACCCGGCGGTGATCCTCCTCGCCCTCACGGCCGGCGCCTCCATCGCCGGCATCCTCGGCATGCTCCTCTCCGTACCGCTGACGGCGGCGGCCTTCGGGGTGCTCTCGGAAATGCGGGGGCGGTACGACGAAGCGGCAGGGGCAGGGGCAGGCCGGAGCGTCGAGGCGACTCGCTGA
- a CDS encoding GNAT family N-acetyltransferase: MESAESTESARLLLRRFSPADAPALAAYRSDPEVSRYQSWESPVPLAEAERLAAMFAAGDPRGPGWFQYAVERRDVPGLIGDVGVCRSEDGRQAELGFTFAPEFQGRGYATEAVARTVEFLLAEEQLHRVSAGCDARNVRSAKLLERVGFRREGHLVQSMWIKGEWTDDVLFGLLASEYGGTRDGR; this comes from the coding sequence ATGGAGAGTGCGGAGAGTACGGAGTCAGCGAGGCTGCTGCTCCGGAGGTTCTCCCCGGCGGACGCGCCGGCATTGGCGGCGTACCGGTCCGATCCCGAGGTGAGCCGGTATCAGTCCTGGGAGTCACCGGTGCCGTTGGCGGAAGCCGAGCGGCTGGCGGCCATGTTCGCGGCCGGGGATCCGCGTGGTCCGGGGTGGTTCCAGTACGCCGTCGAGCGGCGGGACGTGCCGGGTCTGATCGGCGACGTCGGGGTGTGCCGGAGCGAGGACGGACGGCAGGCCGAGCTGGGCTTCACGTTCGCGCCGGAGTTCCAGGGGCGCGGGTACGCCACCGAGGCGGTCGCGCGGACGGTGGAGTTCCTGCTGGCGGAGGAGCAGCTGCACAGGGTCTCGGCGGGCTGCGACGCGCGCAACGTCCGCTCGGCGAAGCTGCTGGAGCGCGTGGGGTTCCGCCGCGAGGGCCACCTCGTCCAGAGCATGTGGATCAAGGGGGAGTGGACCGACGACGTCCTCTTCGGGCTGCTGGCTTCCGAGTACGGGGGTACGCGGGACGGTCGCTGA
- a CDS encoding glycoside hydrolase family 13 protein, with protein MSSTTPSPWWRSAVIYQVYIRSFADGNGDGVGDIAGLRSRLPYLKSLGVDALWINPWYKSPMADGGYDVADFRAIDPLFGTVADTEQLIAEAHEYGIRIIPDIVPNHTSDEHVWFQAALDAGPGSPERERYIFRPGRGPDGTQPPNNWISEFGGPAWTRLPDGEWYLHLYAPEQPDLNWQHPDVHAEFESILRFWFDRGVDGFRIDVAHGLAKDPDLPDLTVDQVTHPHWDRDEVHDIYRTWRAVADQFPGDRAFVAEAWADTPERLAAYVRPGGLHTAFNFDFLMASWDAKDLRTVIDDSLAMLSDVGAPATWVLSNHDVMRHTSRYARHSVARWVPNERYQPQGPVDLDLGTRRARAAALLMLALPGGAYIYQGDELGLPEVEDLPVDVLQDPIWERSGHTDRGRDGCRVPIPWSGQAEPFGFSPDDAYAGPWLPQPANWAERSVEAQTGDETSMLELYRTALRLRRDNPALGDGTMTWLDAPAGVLAFSREPGFVCVVNLSTEACQLPDHTAILLAGGPLTDGLLQPEHAVWLAV; from the coding sequence ATGTCCTCCACCACGCCCTCGCCCTGGTGGCGCTCCGCGGTCATCTACCAGGTCTACATCCGCAGCTTCGCCGACGGGAACGGAGACGGAGTCGGCGACATCGCAGGCCTCCGCTCCCGCCTCCCGTACCTCAAGTCACTCGGCGTGGACGCCCTGTGGATCAACCCCTGGTACAAGTCCCCGATGGCGGACGGCGGTTACGACGTGGCCGACTTCCGCGCCATCGACCCGCTGTTCGGCACGGTCGCCGACACCGAGCAGCTCATCGCCGAAGCCCACGAGTACGGGATCCGCATCATCCCCGACATCGTGCCCAACCACACCTCCGACGAGCACGTCTGGTTCCAGGCGGCACTGGACGCGGGCCCCGGCAGCCCGGAACGCGAGCGTTACATCTTCCGGCCCGGCCGCGGCCCCGACGGCACCCAGCCGCCCAACAACTGGATCTCCGAATTCGGCGGCCCGGCCTGGACCCGGCTGCCCGACGGCGAGTGGTACCTCCACCTGTACGCCCCCGAACAGCCCGACCTCAACTGGCAACACCCCGACGTGCACGCCGAGTTCGAGTCCATCCTGCGGTTCTGGTTCGACCGGGGCGTCGACGGGTTCCGCATCGACGTCGCCCACGGGCTCGCCAAGGACCCCGATCTCCCCGACCTGACAGTCGACCAGGTCACGCATCCGCACTGGGACCGCGACGAGGTCCACGACATCTACCGCACCTGGCGCGCGGTCGCCGACCAGTTCCCAGGCGACCGGGCCTTCGTCGCCGAAGCCTGGGCCGACACCCCCGAACGCCTCGCCGCCTACGTCCGCCCCGGCGGCCTGCACACCGCCTTCAACTTCGACTTCCTCATGGCCAGTTGGGACGCCAAGGACCTCCGTACGGTCATCGACGACTCCCTCGCCATGCTCAGCGACGTCGGCGCACCGGCCACCTGGGTGCTCTCCAACCACGACGTCATGCGCCACACCAGCCGCTACGCCCGCCACAGCGTCGCCCGGTGGGTGCCCAACGAGCGTTACCAGCCCCAGGGCCCTGTCGACCTGGACCTCGGCACCCGCCGCGCCCGCGCCGCAGCCCTGCTCATGCTCGCCCTGCCCGGCGGCGCCTACATCTACCAGGGCGACGAACTCGGCCTGCCCGAAGTCGAGGACCTCCCCGTGGACGTTCTCCAGGACCCCATCTGGGAACGCTCCGGCCACACCGACCGCGGCCGCGACGGCTGCCGCGTGCCGATCCCCTGGTCAGGACAGGCGGAACCGTTCGGCTTCAGCCCCGACGACGCCTACGCCGGACCCTGGCTGCCCCAGCCCGCCAACTGGGCTGAGCGCAGCGTGGAGGCACAGACCGGCGACGAGACCTCGATGCTGGAGCTGTACCGCACAGCCCTCCGCCTGCGCCGCGACAATCCCGCCCTCGGCGACGGAACCATGACCTGGCTCGACGCCCCCGCAGGAGTCCTCGCGTTCAGCCGCGAACCAGGCTTCGTCTGCGTCGTCAACCTCTCCACGGAGGCCTGTCAGCTGCCCGACCACACCGCGATCCTGCTGGCCGGCGGCCCCCTCACGGACGGCCTGCTGCAACCCGAACACGCGGTCTGGCTCGCCGTGTAG
- a CDS encoding carbohydrate ABC transporter permease gives MTATVKWRTWLLYLGVAGVVAYCLAPFYWMLVSSLRRTSDIFDTTLLPSPVSFENYRAVFSPSQGFGRALLNSLIVSGITTVLALALATFTAYAMARLEFRFKRLILTLIIATSMFPVVSIVVPLLKLFTDIGWINTYQAMIVPSMSFALPLAVWNLTTFFRQMPDELEQAAMIDGCTRGQAFRKIIVPLAAPGIFTTAIITFIAAWNEFLIALSMTNRPSIQTAPVAISKFSGASQFDTPFGSQMAAGVLVTIPLVIMVLLFQRRIVAGLTAGAAK, from the coding sequence ATGACCGCGACCGTGAAATGGCGAACCTGGCTGCTCTACCTGGGAGTTGCCGGGGTGGTGGCCTACTGCCTGGCACCCTTCTACTGGATGCTGGTCTCCAGCCTGCGCCGCACCTCGGACATCTTCGACACCACGCTGCTGCCGTCCCCGGTGTCGTTCGAGAACTACCGGGCGGTCTTCAGCCCCTCTCAGGGCTTCGGCCGCGCCCTGCTCAACAGCCTGATCGTCTCGGGCATCACGACCGTACTGGCGCTGGCGCTGGCCACGTTCACCGCGTACGCGATGGCCAGGCTGGAGTTCAGGTTCAAACGACTGATCCTGACTCTGATCATCGCCACCTCGATGTTCCCGGTGGTCTCGATCGTGGTCCCGCTGCTGAAGCTGTTCACCGACATCGGCTGGATCAACACCTACCAGGCGATGATCGTGCCGAGCATGTCCTTCGCCCTGCCGCTTGCGGTGTGGAACCTGACCACGTTCTTCCGGCAGATGCCCGACGAACTGGAGCAGGCCGCGATGATCGACGGCTGTACGCGGGGCCAGGCGTTCCGCAAGATCATCGTTCCGCTGGCGGCACCGGGCATCTTCACCACGGCGATCATCACCTTCATCGCCGCCTGGAACGAGTTCCTCATCGCCCTGTCGATGACCAACCGGCCCAGCATCCAGACCGCGCCGGTCGCCATCTCCAAGTTCTCCGGTGCCAGTCAGTTCGACACCCCGTTCGGCAGCCAGATGGCCGCGGGCGTCCTGGTCACCATCCCCCTGGTGATCATGGTGCTCCTCTTCCAGCGCCGCATCGTCGCCGGACTCACCGCGGGCGCGGCCAAGTAA
- a CDS encoding carbohydrate ABC transporter permease — translation MATRTPPETAANRHPGTAPRRAGRSAGPMRSRRGRKSATAGSGRMAALLVSPTLLVLTVVVLYPTIMALRESLYGTKGLDPKTGFISDTEPFVGLQNYADIFGEAGERFWNAFWNTTFFAVVTVGLETVIGVAMALIMHRAFSGRALVRASILIPWAIPTAISGLLWRWIFNSDGVANALIGQQVLWTTEGFHAKVAVIIAEVWKTAPFIGLLVLAGLQVIGKEVYEAARMDGASPLRQFWHITLPLVKPALLVAVLFRCLDALRMFDLPYLLVGSQKNSVETLSMLAQNEASNVRFGPAAAYAVVLFVYVLLIALGFVRLLGADVVGDAGGPGGKKRRRASLRGRVEVSA, via the coding sequence GTGGCCACTCGGACCCCACCTGAGACGGCCGCGAACCGGCACCCCGGCACGGCGCCGCGCCGGGCCGGGCGGTCCGCCGGGCCGATGAGATCGCGGCGCGGCCGGAAGTCGGCGACAGCGGGCTCCGGCCGGATGGCCGCCCTGCTGGTGTCCCCGACGCTGCTGGTGCTGACCGTCGTCGTCCTCTATCCGACGATCATGGCGCTGCGGGAGTCGCTGTACGGGACCAAGGGGCTGGACCCGAAGACCGGTTTCATCAGCGACACCGAGCCGTTCGTCGGGCTCCAGAACTATGCCGACATCTTCGGCGAGGCCGGGGAGCGGTTCTGGAACGCCTTCTGGAACACCACCTTCTTCGCCGTCGTCACGGTGGGGCTGGAGACGGTGATCGGTGTCGCGATGGCGCTGATCATGCACAGGGCGTTCAGCGGCCGGGCCCTGGTCCGCGCGAGCATCCTCATCCCGTGGGCGATTCCCACGGCCATCTCCGGCCTGCTGTGGCGGTGGATCTTCAACAGCGACGGCGTCGCCAACGCGCTGATCGGCCAACAGGTCCTGTGGACCACCGAGGGCTTCCACGCCAAGGTCGCCGTCATCATCGCCGAGGTGTGGAAAACCGCCCCCTTCATCGGGCTGCTGGTCCTGGCCGGCCTGCAGGTGATCGGCAAGGAGGTGTACGAGGCGGCCCGTATGGACGGGGCGAGCCCGCTGCGCCAGTTCTGGCACATCACCCTGCCCTTGGTGAAGCCCGCCCTGCTGGTGGCTGTCCTCTTCCGCTGCCTGGACGCGCTGCGGATGTTCGACCTGCCGTACCTCCTCGTCGGCTCGCAGAAGAACTCGGTGGAAACCCTGTCGATGCTCGCGCAGAACGAGGCGTCCAACGTCCGCTTCGGACCGGCCGCCGCCTACGCCGTGGTCCTCTTCGTCTACGTCCTCCTCATCGCCCTGGGCTTCGTACGGCTGCTGGGCGCGGACGTTGTCGGTGACGCGGGCGGCCCGGGCGGGAAGAAGCGCCGACGGGCCTCGCTGCGAGGCCGTGTGGAGGTGTCGGCATGA